The genome window ATGCACCAAACCTCCTCGCGGCTTCTCCGCATGACGGATGATGACCGGCCGTTCACAAAGGTCAGTTCCATTCCTCCCAATTCCTGACCTGCTCGACGAGAATCGCGTATCCAGTGCCCCGGTCGCATTCCCGGTCGCTTTGACCGAACCCTGTGGTTCACAGATGGCTAACGTGGAACAATGACAGGACTTCAAGGATCTCTACTCAACACTGATTGTCAGCCTCTTGCCTTTGTCTGCACACCGAGTACGCTTAACACGTGTGGAAAACACGTTCTTGTCCGAAGATGCGATCAACAACTTGGGATCTCTCAAATTTTCTCAATCCAACCGTATGCCCGACCCCAAAGACCCCTCAAGGATAGTTACGACGACCACAACGACGACTTTCTCCATGGCCAAGGACATGGCACGCTCCATCTGCCAAAAGTTCCTCGAAGCGAGATTCATCGAGTCGGCCGATGGAAAGTACCAACAGGTGTACAACATGAAGGGTTCCGTGTGGCAATTGACGCCCAAGGGCGTGACCGTGTTGGATCGCTTCTGCTCACGCAACGGTATCCAACAAAAGTCGATATCCGACTTGGTTGGCGCAACACTCTCGCAACTCGTCATTCTCGAGCGGGACGGCCAGACGGACAAGCTCATCACGGATCGCGGCACGATTGAGGTCATTTTCAGGAGATTCATTGGAACACACGGCCCCAATGTCAAATCGAGCGTCAGCTCAGCCGATTCGGACTCACTCAGCGACTACAAGGATGGCTTGACTGGTGTCAAGATGGCTAGCGAGCGTAAGGTGAACGGCAAGACGTACAAAGATACCTTTACTGGCAAGGCCGCCACTGATTGGTTGATGGACTGCTGCACAACCGTAGACAGGCGGGAGACGTACGACATCGCGTCCCTGTTCGTGGAGTACGACTTGATGGAGCCCGTGGTACAAGACCGTGCTCATATGGCACAATATCCCAGCAATAACCTATTCCAGCCCACAAAGCATGCCATTTACCAATTGACGGCAAAGGGCAAGGATCTGATCAACGGTCTCGGTTCGCGGGGAAGAACGTCAGAAAGCGAGGTCGTCACACCCTCTCGTAACGCTATCGCGCGAGACTCCAACACCCAACGGCTCGACAAGATTCTCAACGACGCGGCCCTTCGTCTGCTCTTCAGAGAAAACCTGCGCGAAACACATTGCGAGGAGAATCTTTCCTTTTACCTCGACGTCGACGACTTTGTTCGAAGCTGCCGGCAGGCGATTCGGATCGCGCAGAAGAACCCCAATGCGAGCTCAATGGACGGCATCAAGGAGATCATGGCCCAGGcatacgggatttataacgCATTCCTCGCCCCCGGCTCTCCCTGCGAGTTGAACATTGACCATCAGCTTCGCAACAACCTGGCGACTCGAATGACCAAGGCTGTCGGACAGGATGTAGCCATGATCGATACTTTGCAAGAGGTCATGTCTTTGTTTGAAGATGCCCAGAACGCAGTTTTTAAACTGATGGCAAGCGTATGTTTATTGTTCCGACTGATGCACCGTGGAATGTGAGGATTTTATACTAACCCATCTTGTTTTTGCAGGACTCGGTTCCCAAATTCCTGAGGAGCCCCAAGTACGAACACACCCTGAAGAACTACGATTTCGACTCAGTCACCGGCGGCGGCCGCGGCTTGGAGCGAAGCACGAGCCGATCGAACCGCAAATGAACGGAATATTTGACATTACGCAACTCTGCTCCCCCAAACTCAATATGAGACGGcatttttttttcttgcACAATCTCATCACAACAAGACCGATCGCGTTCCTAGGATCGACTCCATCGATACTGGCACACGCAGGCCGTTTGGCAATTCTCGGCACTTTCCTCGACCCATAATCTTGTGCATACGTAGTGGATGGTCTTTGATTCATCAACGGGCGGTGGGCAAGATCTTTCGGTTTTTTCCAACAGAGTAGCCCCCAACCAGGGCTGATCTTGGCCGCCATCTTGATTATTTTGGAAATGAAGGCGTTGGGGATGGAACTATTCTTAGAGGGAGACCCCTTGAGTCGGCGAAACCGACCCTGCTTGCGCA of Colletotrichum lupini chromosome 8, complete sequence contains these proteins:
- a CDS encoding domain found in Dishevelled translates to MAASALATFSSDQSVRQRASSSALGRASLTPDSASDYSANPGSQDKYPRYTSPSNYSSSSSSTLNNIEGKYPSQVSLVQDIPSQPYSETDPTRPLPIRLPSIESKMHQTSSRLLRMTDDDRPFTKDFKDLYSTLIVSLLPLSAHRVRLTRVENTFLSEDAINNLGSLKFSQSNRMPDPKDPSRIVTTTTTTTFSMAKDMARSICQKFLEARFIESADGKYQQVYNMKGSVWQLTPKGVTVLDRFCSRNGIQQKSISDLVGATLSQLVILERDGQTDKLITDRGTIEVIFRRFIGTHGPNVKSSVSSADSDSLSDYKDGLTGVKMASERKVNGKTYKDTFTGKAATDWLMDCCTTVDRRETYDIASLFVEYDLMEPVVQDRAHMAQYPSNNLFQPTKHAIYQLTAKGKDLINGLGSRGRTSESEVVTPSRNAIARDSNTQRLDKILNDAALRLLFRENLRETHCEENLSFYLDVDDFVRSCRQAIRIAQKNPNASSMDGIKEIMAQAYGIYNAFLAPGSPCELNIDHQLRNNLATRMTKAVGQDVAMIDTLQEVMSLFEDAQNAVFKLMASDSVPKFLRSPKYEHTLKNYDFDSVTGGGRGLERSTSRSNRK